The following proteins come from a genomic window of Spea bombifrons isolate aSpeBom1 chromosome 10, aSpeBom1.2.pri, whole genome shotgun sequence:
- the LOC128468049 gene encoding puratrophin-1-like yields MDSQSLDGCIQKTLSSLFPPFELTAATVLCQVLDVVEKTYRGDGLAYLIDFLIPAKRVLQGLQQEACVQYCGLLFRDAAWPLCIQEKIVLQLASINWRLLRPGDFYFQVVPYLRKTPRIVLKCLAQDQHNVEELVLPEGSYTSIFTLEWLDFINSGRMGTSLENCLLTCDDRVFRVPWEAVVQPEFIEETKGAEATKTLDSSPPSIGEPPKPHASGVMVQDEETPCTSDGQATAINIERRPSEMEGEYVELSEVSVPRFGPQLGSLTQSIAANFKNQQKRNNPRDEESLLQSGTRHEGCFSSAQVATEPLQPSTRGTFTETNAIRLDTEVSLRAVQSHLRDGLGCRAADGSTKQEPVFIERMETDVASGYSLSVERTMCGRNAGRCDISVDTLNSHPGSADTNTASCERPTSETVNFSASLSPRLEVTSRFTESIGDAKDMEEASTGPVGEHPGTRGCPITDPANPGSSKSCVHRANGDQTVPSLQSPSLSESTEGKTGDVNAANQPTDDAEAQELRGSNPAINITDQSAPGVPEADRAPYPPDEAPCRVSAEHADAVRSSQVDGDSPAALVTAGGSVERAEQGDTACNTSEHSKRETLESAKDQPPLETLYEVTEEELPLSGANHEPADEREARDVSVTERAAEQERPPERQVCVASRRLSVVSSPVLTRRGHRQPVLTLADDVNVEILMSGLVYLPGTRDRSGRAVVIINTRNTAWLNPHCNASELGRLLLYLYGIPRRDCRSLGLTLLVDARRCSPVPALFKAFHRVQAAVPNCIHGILFLVEKDVSLSVDKPHGVPLDLLTSTKSLHKHIEASQLPLEFDGSFPYCHRDWLAFRMKLEHMQEACRDACTFLQNAIKNLHAGALPDRAEEANRLLKKFGQLMRTVLEDTRLVKLQTEGGAILARLRKEESCVAVTEDYRDAVDAAAELYNRVDERVHSLAQLSNKRIQDMELVMEFEAFEETFQEISGWIENVGERLLSECGVTEDSLEVALQAQRRFRELDGVACEYCRRGQEILKSMERWESLSSPDFQKHRWRLQTYRERVWGFCARLEESRSRLEKTVRLYQFFDKAYEWALEGMRRLASISLDDCNSPDLCGGALEGLERYQAQHPEIGEKKFEEMRELACELKSEKGAKQWRFAWSKCQEARHVFEKKLEAALRTKRALSAERRSAGSGAQRRHSDSTEEKESNVSYFHSQLLSPPPYSRERKPGQVLGNRSELVGDQAPYKSSHLPSAASVLAPAFRVRKMSLQSIPGEDLPFEFLPRQAASSSTPSAPARPPTRHMLRKAQSFDLPCSEGGTYGCQRRLSEPARHGNTGVFIKGLEVSSTELVDRPCAPRQPLPVDWSSERLHGERRSSVSSAEGRSRSSKLRHIIDEMVTTEREYVRSLWYISENYFPEMERLDLPQDLRGKRGIIFGNLEKLRDFHSQYFLKELESCCNHPLRVSHCFLRHKDQFGMYALYSKNKPRSDALLASHGNVFFKNKQHQLGDKMDLASYLLKPIQRMSKYALLLKDLIKECEEAQEQELVYLRAAEEMVKFQLRHGNDLLAMDAIRDCDVNLKEQGQLVRQDEFTVWLGRKKCQRHVFLFEDLILFSKPKRIEGGLDVFIYKRSFKTADIGLTENSGDSGLRFEIWFRRRKSSDTYILQSNGPETKQAWTGDIAKILWQQATRNKEIRMQEMVSMGVGNKPFLDIKPSDAAINNRAIDYIMKGRGARTRASIAVSLFDHSDPYKRSQASSAGSSTPAACGPSSASLLGPLNLHMYINQTLLPGVLPSKRSFETSMCLEEDELENETSSSQPSMTTESSGSSQCVSGAGSSGSDSGCVSGIPQDSLSEDAASPCDPSSPYSLQETKNRSSLRSPNAEKSRFPNRQYISANTSHISLSPSTIV; encoded by the exons ATG GATTCGCAGTCTCTGGACGGTTGCATTCAGAAGACGCTCTCCTCCTTGTTCCCTCCTTTCGAGTTGACGGCTGCCACGGTGTTGTGCCAGGTTTTGGATGTGGTGGAGAAGACGTACCGCGGGGATGGACTCGCTTACCTCATCGATTTCCTGATCCCTGCAAAGCGTGTCCTGCAGGGGCTGCAGCAGGAGGCCTGT GTGCAGTATTGTGGGCTGCTCTTCCGAGACGCCGCGTGGCCTCTTTGCATCCAGGAGAAGATCGTCCTGCAGTTGGCTTCCATAAACTGGAGGCTTCTCCGGCCCGGGGACTTTTACTTCCAGGTCGTGCCTTATTTGAGAAAGACTCCGAGAATTGTTCTGAAATGCCTTGCTCAGGACCAACACAACGTTGAGGAGCTGGTTCTCCCGGAAGGGTCTTACACATCCATCTTCACTCTGGAATGGCTGGACTTCATCAACTCGGGGAGAATGGGGACCTCTCTAGAGAACTGCCTGCTGACGTGTGATGACCGGGTCTTCAGGGTGCCATGGGAAGCGGTGGTTCAGCCGGAATTCATAGAAGAGACAAAAGGGGCAGAGGCCACAAAGACATTGGATTCCTCCCCGCCGTCCATCGGGGAGCCCCCTAAGCCGCATGCGTCGGGTGTGATGGTTCAGGATGAGGAGACTCCGTGCACCAGTGATGGCCAAGCCACGGCCATCAACATCGAGCGGCGTCCCAGTGAGATGGAAGGTGAATACGTGGAGTTGTCGGAGGTCTCAGTGCCTCGTTTCGGACCTCAGTTGGGGTCCCTAACCCAGTCTATAGCCGCAAACTTCAAGAACCAACAGAAGAGAAATAACCCACGCGACGAGGAGAGTCTTCTGCAGAGCGGGACACGCCATGAAGGTTGCTTCTCTTCCGCTCAAGTTGCAACCGAACCTCTACAGCCCTCCACGCGGGGTACTTTTACAGAGACAAACGCGATCCGGCTCGACACGGAGGTTTCTCTAAGAGCGGTGCAGTCACATTTACGGGACGGTCTCGGGTGTAGAGCGGCAGATGGGTCTACAAAACAAGAACCCGTGTTTATTGAGCGGATGGAGACGGACGTAGCGAGCGGTTACAGCCTTAGCGTAGAGCGCACAATGTGCGGGAGGAATGCAGGGAGGTGTGACATATCAGTAGATACACTGAACAGCCACCCCGGGAGCGCCGACACAAACACAGCGAGCTGTGAACGGCCAACTTCAGAGACAGTTAATTTTAGCGCGTCTTTATCACCCCGACTGGAAGTCACAAGCCGCTTTACTGAGAGCATCGGGGATGCCAAAGATATGGAGGAGGCTTCAACAGGACCCGTCGGAGAGCATCCCGGGACACGCGGATGCCCGATAACCGACCCGGCAAACCCCGGCTCCTCCAAAAGCTGCGTCCATCGTGCTAACGGCGACCAAACTGTGCCTTCATTACAAAGCCCGAGTCTCTCGGAAAGCACCGAGGGAAAGACTGGCGACGTTAATGCTGCAAACCAACCCACGGACGATGCCGAGGCCCAAGAACTCCGTGGTTCCAATCCCGCTATAAATATTACAGACCAAAGTGCCCCTGGCGTTCCGGAGGCTGATCGCGCACCTTATCCGCCGGACGAGGCTCCCTGCAGGGTCAGCGCGGAGCATGCGGATGCCGTTAGATCTTCACAGGTTGACGGAGACTCTCCGGCAGCACTGGTAACGGCCGGCGGTTCTGTGGAGCGAGCGGAGCAGGGGGACACCGCCTGTAACACCAGTGAGCACAGCAAGCGAGAGACTCTGGAGTCCGCCAAAGATCAGCCGCCGCTAGAGACGCTCTACGAGGTGACTGAGGAAGAGCTGCCGCTTTCTGGTGCCAACCATGAGCCAGCAGACGAGCGGGAAGCTCGGGACGTCTCTGTAACCG AAAGGGCTGCGGAGCAGGAGCGGCCGCCGGAAAGACAAGTTTGCGTGGCGTCACGCCGGCTCAGTGTGGTCTCTTCACCTGTCCTCACCAGGAGAGGTCACCGCCAGCCCGTACTCACTTTGGCCGACGATGTGAACGTGGAAATCTTAATGAGTGGCCTTGTGTACCTGCCAG GCACCCGGGACAGAAGCGGCCGAGCGGTTGTGATCATTAACACGAGGAACACGGCCTGGCTGAATCCGCACTGCAACGCCTCTGAGCTGGGACGCCTCTTGTTGTATCTGTACGGGATTCCCCG GCGAGATTGCCGAAGCCTGGGCTTGACGCTGTTGGTGGATGCGCGGCGCTGCTCTCCAGTTCCTGCCCTGTTTAAAGCCTTTCATAGAGTGCAG GCTGCCGTCCCGAATTGCATCCACGGCATTTTGTTCCTGGTGGAGAAAGACGTCAGTCTGTCGGTGGATAAACCGCATGGCGTGCCG TTGGATCTCCTCACATCCACAAAGTCCTTGCACAAGCATATAGAAGCCTCTCAGCTGCCGCTGGAGTTTGATGGATCTTTCCCGTACTGCCACAGAGACTGGCTGGCGTTTCGAATG AAGTTGGAGCACATGCAGGAGGCGTGCCGTGATGCCTGTACATTCCTACAGAATGCCATTAAGAACCTGCACGCTGGCGCTCTGCCAGACAGGGCCGAG GAAGCCAATCGACTCCTGAAGAAATTTGGGCAGCTGATGAGGACGGTGTTAGAAGACACTCGATTGGTGAAGCTGCAGACAGAGGGTGGAGCTATCCTTGCACGGCTGAGGAAGGAGGAGTCATGTGTCGCGGTCACTGAGGATTATAG GGACGCGGTGGACGCCGCTGCCGAGCTGTATAATCGGGTGGACGAGCGCGTTCACAGCCTCGCTCAGCTATCCAACAAGCGCATTCAGGACATGGAGCTGGTGATGGAGTTTGAGGCCTTCGAGGAGACGTTTCAGGAG ATCAGCGGCTGGATTGAGAACGTTGGGGAGCGCTTACTGAGTGAGTGCGGTGTTACGGAGGACTCTCTGGAAGTGGCCCTCCAGGCGCAGAGACGCTTCCGGGAGTTGGATGGTGTGGCGTGT GAATACTGCAGACGGGGGCAGGAGATCCTGAAGTCCATGGAGAGATGGGAGAGCCTCTCGTCCCCGGACTTCCAGAAGCACAGATGGAGGCTGCAGACGTACAGAGAGAGAGTTTGGGGTTTCTGCGCGCGGCTGGAGGAATCCCGCAGCAGGCTAGAGAAGACGGTGCGGCTCTATCAGTTCTTCGACAAG gcGTATGAATGGGCCCTGGAAGGAATGCGCCGCCTTGCCTCCATCAGCCTGGATGACTGTAATTCCCCCGATCTGTGCGGCGGCGCCCTCGAGGGTCTGGAGAGATACCAAGCGCAGCACCCCGAGATCGGGGAGAAGAAGTTCGAGGAAATGAGGGAGCTGGCGTGTGAACTGAAGAGCGAAAAAGGTGCCAAGCAGTGGAGGTTTGCGTGGTCCAAGTGCCAGGAGGCCCGACACGTTTTTGAAAAGAAGCTGGAGGCTGCACTAAGGacgaaaagggcattatctgCCGAGCGGCGATCTGCGGGCTCCGGTGCACAGAGGAGGCACTCCGATAGcacagaggagaaggagagCAACGTGTCATATTTCCATAGCCAGCTACTGAGCCCCCCACCCTACTCCAGGGAGAGGAAGCCGGGGCAGGTACTCGGTAACCGATCAGAGCTCGTGGGTGACCAAGCCCCGTATAAAAGCAGCCATTTGCCGTCTGCTGCCTCTGTGCTGGCGCCGGCCTTCAGGGTACGGAAAATGTCACTGCAGAGCATCCCTGGGGAAGACCTTCCCTTCGAATTCCTCCCCCGTCAAGCAGCCAGCTCCTCCACACCCAGCGCCCCCGCTCGGCCGCCCACCAGGCACATGCTGCGGAAGGCACAGAGTTTTGACCTCCCTTGCAGTGAAGGAGGAACTTACGGGTGCCAGAGGAGGCTGAGTGAGCCCGCCAGACATGGCAACACCGGCGTTTTCATCAAAGGCCTGGAAGTGAGTAGCACCGAGTTAGTAGACCGTCCCTGCGCTCCCCGCCAGCCCCTGCCGGTGGACTGGTCATCTGAACGACTCCACGGCGAACGCAGGAGCAGCGTCTCGTCCGCTGAGGGACGGAGCCGCAGCAG TAAACTCCGGCACATTATTGATGAGATGGTCACCACGGAGAGGGAGTATGTGCGGTCGCTGTGGTACATCAGTGAGAATTACTTCCCGGAGATGGAGAGATTGGACCTGCCTCAGGACCTGCGCGGGAAGAGGGGCATCATCTTTGGGAACCTAGAGAAGCTTCGGGATTTCCACAGTCAGTACTTTCTAAAGGAGCTTGAGAGCTGCTGCAACCATCCGCTGAGAGTCAGCCACTGCTTCCTCCGCCAC AAGGATCAGTTTGGGATGTACGCTTTATACAGCAAGAACAAGCCTCGGTCAGACGCGTTACTCGCCAGCCACGGGAACGTCTTTTTCAAG AACAAGCAGCACCAACTGGGAGACAAGATGGACCTCGCCTCGTATCTGCTGAAGCCCATCCAGAGGATGAGCAAGTATGCCTTACTACTGAAGGACCTGATCAAGGAGTGCGAGGAGGCCCAAGAGCAGGAGCTCGTTTACCTGCGAGCCGCCGAGGAAATGGTGAAGTTTCAGCTCCGCCACGGCAATGACCTGCTAGCTATGGACGCCATCAGAGACTGCGAT GTAAATTTGAAGGAACAGGGGCAGCTGGTGAGACAGGATGAATTCACTGTCTGGCTGGGGCGAAAGAAATGCCAGAGACACGTCTTCCTTTTCGAGGATCTCATTTTATTCAGCAAACCCAAGAGAATAGAGGGTGGCCTCGACGTCTTCATTTACAAACGCTCCTTTAAA ACGGCAGACATCGGGCTGACGGAGAATTCCGGTGACAGCGGATTGCGCTTTGAAATCTGGTTCCGGAGGCGTAAATCCAGCGATACCTACATCCTACAGTCCAACGGCCCGGAAACCAAACAGGCCTGGACGGGGGACATCGCCAAAATCCTGTGGCAGCAGGCGACCCGCAATAAAG AGATCCGCATGCAGGAGATGGTATCCATGGGAGTTGGGAACAAGCCATTCCTGGACATAAAGCCAAGTGATGCGGCGATAAATAACAGAGCCATCGATTACATCATGAAGGGCAGAG GAGCACGAACAAGGGCTTCCATTGCAGTGTCCCTATTTGACCACTCCGATCCTTACAAAAGGAGTCAAGCGTCCAGTGCTGGCAGCTCTACACCGGCAGCTTGCGGACCCTCTTCTGCCTCTTTACTGGGACCCCTGAACCTCCACATGTACATCAACCAAACACTCCTTCCGGGGGTACTTCCTTCCAAAAGGTCGTTCGAGACCAGCATGTGTCTTGAAGAAGACGAGTTGGAGAATGAGACGAGTAGCAGCCAGCCCTCCATGA CCACCGAGAGCTCGGGGTCCTCGCAGTGCGTGTCGGGCGCTGGGTCCAGCGGGTCTGACAGTGGTTGTGTGTCCGGTATTCCCCAGGACAGCCTGTCAGAAGACGCTGCTTCTCCTTGTGATCCGTCTTCACCGTATTCCCTCCAGGAAACAAAGAATCGCTCCAGCCTGAGGTCTCCAAACGCGGAAAAATCGAGGTTTCCTAACCGGCAATACATTTCCGCA AACACAAGCCACATTTCCCTAAGTCCTTCCACTATAGTGTGA